The following are from one region of the Shinella sp. PSBB067 genome:
- a CDS encoding FAD-binding oxidoreductase, translated as MVQATLTPDLIARFADITGPGYALADDRDIAPYLVESRGLYHGTSPLVLRPGSVKEVSAILALATETRTAIVPQGGNTGHVGGSVPREGAADVVLSLSRLNRIRDVDPVGNVIVADGGCVLADIHKAAEAVDRLFPLSLGSEGSCQIGGNLSTNAGGTAVLAYGNMRHLCLGLEVVLPTGEIWNGLRRLKKDNTGYDLRDLFIGAEGTLGVITGAVLKLFPRPLGHEVAFAGLKSVKDALALFERASSRCGTALTGFELMPRLGVDFTTRNIPGVRDPLATRHDWYVLVDISTSDAAETATRMMEALLAEGIEAGLVENAVIAASGEQRKALWHMRESMSPAQKPEGGSIKHDVSVPVSSIPDFMAEADAAVMAAIPGARICSFGHMGDGNIHYNISQPVGADKEAFLARWREINHLVHAIVLKYGGSISAEHGIGQLKRDELAAVREPIEMDLMRRVKRAFDPAGIMNPGKVVAG; from the coding sequence ATGGTCCAGGCGACGCTCACCCCCGATCTCATCGCCCGCTTCGCGGACATCACCGGCCCCGGATATGCCCTCGCCGACGACAGGGACATCGCCCCCTATCTCGTCGAGAGCCGCGGGCTCTACCACGGCACCTCTCCGCTGGTGCTGCGGCCCGGCTCGGTGAAGGAGGTCTCGGCGATCCTGGCGCTCGCCACGGAAACGCGCACCGCGATCGTGCCGCAGGGCGGCAATACCGGCCATGTCGGCGGCAGCGTGCCGCGCGAGGGGGCGGCGGATGTCGTGCTTTCGCTCTCCCGCCTCAACCGCATCCGCGACGTCGACCCGGTCGGCAACGTGATCGTCGCGGACGGCGGCTGCGTCCTTGCGGACATCCATAAGGCGGCCGAAGCCGTCGACCGGCTCTTCCCGCTGTCGCTCGGCTCGGAGGGCTCCTGCCAGATCGGCGGCAACCTTTCCACCAATGCCGGCGGCACCGCGGTGCTCGCATACGGCAACATGCGCCATCTGTGCCTCGGCCTGGAGGTGGTGCTGCCGACCGGCGAAATCTGGAACGGCCTGCGCCGGCTGAAGAAGGACAATACCGGCTACGACCTGCGCGACCTCTTCATCGGCGCGGAAGGCACGCTCGGCGTCATCACCGGGGCGGTGCTGAAGCTCTTTCCCCGTCCGCTCGGCCACGAGGTCGCCTTTGCCGGCCTGAAATCGGTGAAGGACGCGCTCGCCCTTTTCGAACGCGCCTCCAGCCGCTGCGGCACGGCGCTCACGGGCTTCGAGCTGATGCCGCGCCTCGGCGTCGATTTCACCACGCGAAACATTCCGGGCGTGCGCGATCCGCTGGCCACCCGGCACGACTGGTACGTGCTGGTCGACATCTCGACCTCCGACGCCGCCGAAACGGCGACACGGATGATGGAGGCGCTGCTCGCCGAAGGCATCGAGGCCGGGCTGGTGGAAAATGCCGTCATCGCCGCAAGCGGGGAACAGCGAAAGGCCCTGTGGCACATGCGCGAGAGCATGTCGCCGGCGCAGAAGCCCGAGGGCGGATCGATCAAGCACGACGTCTCCGTGCCCGTCTCCTCCATTCCGGATTTCATGGCGGAAGCGGATGCGGCGGTGATGGCGGCGATCCCCGGCGCGCGCATCTGCTCCTTCGGCCACATGGGCGACGGCAACATCCACTACAACATCTCGCAGCCCGTCGGCGCCGACAAGGAGGCGTTCCTTGCCCGCTGGCGCGAGATCAACCATCTCGTCCACGCCATCGTGCTGAAATACGGCGGCTCGATTTCCGCCGAGCACGGCATCGGGCAGTTGAAGCGCGACGAGCTTGCCGCCGTGCGCGAGCCGATCGAGATGGACCTGATGCGGAGGGTCAAGCGCGCTTTCGACCCCGCAGGGATCATGAATCCCGGCAAGGTCGTCGCCGGTTGA
- a CDS encoding DUF1217 domain-containing protein, whose product MLSTYTSYNLISKDMLKSLDRTAAETSNAREAEYYKENIGKVGSVDAFLDDYRLYSYAMKAYGLDDMTYAKAFMRKVLDSDLTDANSFANKLSDERYRNFASAFSFSASTATPQTETQLDEIIGLYSATAANAGSAIKEETRYYNIVIDTVTSADQLLNNDRLRNYVFTAFGIDPNTYSRTVVRGVLGSDPDDPGSYFNTTFGARAEEAASAIEAANAELAGLPSNDANKARIAELRAEITRQNAVIANAQKYRALAEAYSFASDGTATAGTVQDAAQKAGTNQLYTLSNPRVTSEAALMNKDYFESRIGSITTAHELVSDPRLLNYIKVAFDLNKASVVSSTISNILTSDPDPNDATSYINLFGGADKAKYVALRAAFNFQDDGSLAAGDTAQTAVQTAAAARGYMVHYNDKDDDADATAVKRFKSQIGAVKSVQDFVGEASVYNFALKAFGLDPASVSAFTVKRVLKSDLNDPRSYVYQLKDDRFVQLAKAFNFGADGNITAPKLAQSESEILVMSRAYVTAKSRFGTKDDKAKAEEEAKYYATQIQRVETTKEFLSDERLVSFVLTANGIDPKSVDPVFMEKIFASDLDDPKSFVNRQADRGFRKIVASFNFNAEGKIKQPDDAEIQSRRGIYETIDSHVRQMLEEEAGNDNAGVRLALYFERKAATITTPYDILADDALFEVFKVVYQLPDEVGSANIDAQAEMIKRHLDLKELQDPQAVSKMIVKFSVLYDLNNQATTDPALSVLTNSGSSGISADLMMSLAQLRTGGA is encoded by the coding sequence ATGCTGTCGACCTATACGAGCTACAACCTCATCTCGAAGGACATGCTGAAGTCGCTGGACCGCACGGCGGCGGAGACGAGCAATGCGCGCGAGGCCGAGTACTACAAGGAGAACATCGGCAAGGTCGGCTCGGTCGACGCGTTCCTTGATGACTACCGGCTCTATTCCTATGCCATGAAGGCCTACGGTCTCGACGACATGACCTATGCCAAGGCCTTCATGCGCAAGGTGCTGGACAGCGACCTGACCGACGCCAACAGCTTTGCCAACAAGCTGTCCGACGAGCGCTACCGCAACTTCGCCAGCGCCTTCAGCTTTTCCGCCTCGACCGCAACGCCCCAGACGGAAACCCAGCTCGACGAGATCATCGGTCTCTATTCCGCCACGGCCGCTAATGCCGGCTCGGCGATCAAGGAGGAGACGCGCTACTACAATATCGTCATCGATACGGTGACGAGCGCCGACCAGCTCCTCAACAACGACCGTCTGCGCAACTATGTGTTCACGGCCTTCGGCATCGATCCGAACACCTATTCGCGCACGGTGGTGCGCGGCGTCCTCGGCAGCGATCCCGACGATCCGGGCAGCTATTTCAACACCACGTTCGGCGCACGCGCCGAAGAGGCCGCCTCGGCGATCGAGGCGGCCAATGCGGAGCTGGCCGGCCTTCCCTCCAACGATGCCAACAAGGCACGGATCGCCGAACTCAGGGCGGAAATCACACGGCAGAACGCGGTCATCGCCAACGCCCAGAAGTATCGCGCGCTGGCGGAGGCCTACAGCTTCGCCAGCGACGGGACGGCGACGGCCGGCACCGTGCAGGATGCGGCGCAGAAGGCGGGCACGAACCAGCTCTACACGCTCTCCAATCCGCGCGTGACGTCCGAGGCGGCGCTGATGAACAAGGACTATTTCGAGAGTCGCATCGGAAGCATCACGACGGCGCACGAACTCGTCAGCGATCCGCGCCTCCTGAACTACATCAAGGTCGCCTTCGACCTCAACAAGGCGTCCGTCGTCAGCTCCACGATCTCCAATATCCTGACGAGCGACCCCGACCCGAACGACGCGACGAGCTACATCAACCTCTTCGGCGGCGCCGACAAGGCGAAGTACGTCGCGTTGCGCGCCGCCTTCAACTTCCAGGACGACGGCTCGCTTGCGGCCGGCGACACGGCGCAGACGGCCGTACAGACCGCTGCTGCCGCCCGCGGCTACATGGTCCACTACAACGACAAGGACGACGATGCGGACGCGACCGCCGTCAAGCGGTTCAAGAGCCAGATCGGTGCGGTCAAGTCGGTGCAGGACTTCGTCGGGGAGGCGTCGGTCTACAACTTCGCATTGAAGGCGTTCGGGCTCGATCCTGCCAGCGTCTCGGCCTTCACCGTCAAGAGAGTGCTCAAGAGCGACCTCAACGATCCCAGGAGCTATGTGTACCAGCTCAAGGACGACCGCTTCGTGCAGCTTGCCAAGGCGTTCAATTTCGGTGCGGACGGCAATATCACCGCGCCGAAGCTGGCGCAGTCGGAATCCGAGATCCTCGTCATGTCGCGCGCCTATGTGACGGCGAAATCCCGTTTCGGGACGAAGGACGACAAGGCGAAGGCTGAGGAAGAGGCGAAATATTACGCCACGCAGATCCAGCGGGTCGAAACGACCAAGGAATTCCTCTCCGACGAGCGTCTCGTCTCCTTCGTGCTGACGGCGAACGGCATCGATCCGAAGAGCGTCGATCCGGTCTTCATGGAGAAGATCTTCGCGTCCGACCTCGACGACCCCAAGAGTTTCGTGAACCGTCAGGCGGACCGCGGCTTCCGCAAGATCGTCGCCTCGTTCAACTTCAACGCCGAGGGCAAGATCAAGCAGCCGGACGATGCCGAGATCCAGTCGCGCCGCGGCATCTACGAGACGATCGACAGCCATGTGCGCCAGATGCTGGAGGAGGAGGCGGGCAACGACAATGCCGGCGTGCGCCTCGCACTCTATTTCGAACGCAAGGCCGCGACGATCACGACCCCCTACGACATCCTTGCCGACGACGCGCTCTTCGAGGTCTTCAAGGTGGTCTACCAGCTTCCCGACGAGGTGGGCAGCGCGAACATCGACGCCCAGGCCGAAATGATCAAGCGCCATCTCGACCTCAAGGAGTTGCAGGACCCGCAGGCAGTTTCGAAGATGATCGTGAAGTTCTCCGTGCTCTACGACCTGAACAATCAGGCGACCACCGATCCCGCCCTCTCGGTGCTGACGAATTCGGGTTCCTCCGGCATCAGCGCGGACCTCATGATGTCGCTGGCGCAGCTTCGCACGGGCGGGGCCTGA
- a CDS encoding DUF6101 family protein has protein sequence MLNTVSKPAWAGTTLRLDPRRFPQQVTFELRTEGTDATITLDERGAVLRKVLPSSGLPLSIALPARAFKGVAARAIDHGNGDVTVTLELHHDDPDLCIPLLVAHDLCDIAADWRSWADAYRIPMLMVEADGIARPLDDSLTVGSRPARQRRRHSYFADRRPRFLVRRTTGKLGVQMKIDGREIIARR, from the coding sequence ATGCTGAATACCGTTTCCAAGCCGGCCTGGGCCGGCACCACGCTCCGGCTCGATCCCAGGCGCTTTCCGCAGCAGGTGACCTTCGAGCTGCGCACGGAGGGAACCGACGCCACGATCACCCTCGACGAGCGCGGCGCCGTGCTGCGCAAGGTCCTCCCCTCCAGCGGCCTGCCGCTCTCCATCGCGCTGCCGGCCCGCGCCTTCAAGGGCGTTGCCGCCCGCGCCATCGACCACGGCAACGGCGACGTGACGGTTACGCTGGAACTGCATCACGACGATCCGGACCTGTGCATCCCGCTTCTGGTGGCGCACGATCTGTGCGACATCGCCGCCGACTGGCGAAGCTGGGCCGACGCCTACCGCATCCCCATGCTGATGGTGGAAGCCGACGGCATCGCCCGCCCGCTCGACGACAGCCTGACCGTCGGCAGCCGCCCCGCCAGGCAGCGCCGCCGCCACTCCTATTTCGCGGACCGCCGCCCGCGCTTCCTCGTGCGCCGCACGACGGGCAAGCTCGGCGTCCAGATGAAGATCGACGGCCGGGAAATCATCGCCCGCCGTTGA
- the ubiA gene encoding 4-hydroxybenzoate octaprenyltransferase, translated as MISTPSDSGRVSDAPSDNWVYRVLPRGAWPYAQLARWDRPIGWQLLMWPCFWSAALAANVGAAAGSFDWPRFLLHLFLFFIGSVAMRGAGCTYNDLVDHDIDQAVARTRSRPLPSGRVTRRQAKIFLALQALAGLVVLLQFNLFSIGLGTASLLIVAIYPFAKRFTDWPQFFLGMAFSWGALMGWAASFGTLSLAPVALYIAAIAWTIGYDTIYAHQDKEDDALIGVRSTARLFGEKTRQWLIGLYGLTVALIALSFWLAGVGVIAWLGLAAAALMLAWQIRSLDIDDPVQCLALFKFNHVVGFAIFLALAIAIPFA; from the coding sequence ATGATCAGCACCCCTTCCGATTCCGGCCGCGTCTCCGACGCGCCTTCCGACAACTGGGTCTACCGCGTCCTGCCGCGCGGGGCCTGGCCCTATGCGCAGCTTGCCCGCTGGGACCGGCCGATCGGCTGGCAGCTCCTGATGTGGCCCTGCTTCTGGTCGGCGGCGCTGGCGGCCAATGTCGGGGCGGCGGCCGGCAGCTTCGACTGGCCGCGGTTCCTCTTGCATCTCTTCCTGTTCTTCATCGGTTCGGTCGCCATGCGCGGGGCCGGCTGCACCTATAACGACCTCGTCGACCACGACATCGACCAGGCCGTGGCGCGCACCCGCTCGCGCCCGCTGCCGTCGGGCCGCGTCACGCGCCGCCAGGCGAAGATCTTCCTCGCTCTGCAGGCGCTCGCCGGCCTTGTCGTCCTCCTGCAGTTTAATCTCTTCTCCATCGGGCTCGGCACCGCCTCGCTGCTGATCGTCGCGATCTATCCCTTCGCCAAGCGCTTCACCGACTGGCCGCAGTTCTTCCTCGGCATGGCCTTTTCCTGGGGTGCGCTGATGGGCTGGGCGGCGTCGTTCGGCACGCTCTCGCTGGCGCCCGTCGCGCTCTACATCGCCGCCATCGCTTGGACCATCGGCTACGACACGATCTACGCCCACCAGGACAAGGAGGACGATGCGCTGATCGGCGTGCGCTCCACCGCGCGCCTGTTCGGCGAAAAGACGCGGCAATGGCTCATCGGCCTCTATGGCCTGACGGTGGCGCTCATCGCGCTGTCCTTCTGGCTTGCCGGCGTCGGCGTGATCGCCTGGCTCGGCCTTGCCGCCGCCGCGCTGATGCTCGCCTGGCAGATCCGGTCGCTCGACATCGACGATCCGGTGCAGTGCCTCGCGCTGTTCAAGTTCAACCACGTCGTCGGCTTTGCCATCTTCCTCGCGCTGGCGATTGCCATTCCCTTCGCCTGA
- the purD gene encoding phosphoribosylamine--glycine ligase, whose amino-acid sequence MKVLLIGSGGREHALAWKLAQSPLLDTLYAAPGNPGIAECATLVSLDVEDHAAVSAFCQENGVSFVVVGPEAPLVAGLADVLRADGIAVFGPSAAAARLEGSKGFTKDLCAKYDIPTGAYRRFTDAASARAYIEAEGAPIVIKADGLAAGKGVTVAMTLDEALAAVDDCFDGAFGAAGAEVVVEAFLDGEEASFFCLCDGVNALPLASAQDHKRVGDGDTGPNTGGMGAYSPAPVMTPGMVERTMKEIIVPTIRGMAADGHPFQGVLFAGLMITAKGPELIEYNVRFGDPECQVLMMRLESDLLPILHAAAVSRLDKVTAAWRDAPALTVVMASKGYPGAYEKNTPILSLPADDAATKVFHAGTALKDGKLVATGGRVLNVTAVAPTVGEAQRAAYAALDRVVWDNGFCRRDIGWRAVAREKA is encoded by the coding sequence ATGAAGGTTCTGTTGATCGGATCGGGCGGACGCGAGCACGCCCTTGCCTGGAAACTCGCGCAATCCCCCCTTCTCGACACGCTCTACGCCGCACCCGGCAATCCGGGCATCGCCGAATGCGCGACGCTGGTTTCCCTCGACGTCGAGGACCACGCCGCCGTCTCGGCCTTCTGCCAGGAGAACGGCGTGTCCTTCGTCGTCGTCGGCCCCGAGGCGCCGCTGGTCGCCGGCCTTGCCGACGTGCTGCGCGCCGACGGCATCGCCGTCTTCGGCCCCTCGGCCGCCGCCGCCCGGCTCGAGGGCTCCAAGGGCTTCACCAAGGACCTGTGCGCCAAGTACGACATCCCGACCGGCGCCTATCGACGCTTCACCGACGCCGCCTCCGCCAGGGCCTATATCGAGGCCGAGGGCGCCCCGATCGTCATCAAGGCGGACGGGCTTGCCGCCGGCAAGGGCGTGACCGTCGCCATGACGCTCGACGAGGCGCTCGCCGCCGTCGACGACTGCTTCGACGGCGCCTTCGGCGCGGCCGGCGCGGAAGTGGTCGTGGAAGCCTTCCTCGACGGCGAGGAGGCGAGCTTCTTCTGCCTGTGCGACGGCGTGAACGCGCTGCCGCTCGCCTCCGCACAGGATCACAAGCGCGTCGGCGACGGCGATACCGGCCCGAACACCGGCGGCATGGGCGCCTATTCGCCGGCGCCCGTCATGACGCCCGGCATGGTAGAGCGCACGATGAAGGAGATCATCGTGCCGACGATCCGCGGCATGGCGGCGGACGGCCATCCCTTCCAGGGCGTCCTCTTCGCCGGCCTGATGATCACCGCCAAGGGTCCCGAGCTCATCGAGTACAACGTGCGTTTCGGCGATCCGGAATGCCAGGTACTGATGATGCGGCTCGAAAGCGACCTCCTGCCGATCCTGCACGCCGCCGCGGTCAGCCGGCTCGACAAGGTGACGGCCGCGTGGCGCGATGCGCCGGCCCTCACCGTCGTCATGGCCTCGAAGGGCTATCCGGGCGCTTACGAGAAGAACACGCCGATCCTTTCGCTGCCGGCCGACGACGCCGCCACCAAGGTGTTCCATGCCGGCACGGCCCTGAAGGACGGCAAGCTGGTCGCGACCGGCGGGCGCGTATTGAACGTCACCGCCGTGGCGCCGACGGTCGGCGAGGCGCAAAGGGCGGCCTATGCGGCGCTCGACCGGGTGGTATGGGACAACGGCTTCTGCCGCCGCGACATCGGCTGGCGGGCAGTGGCCCGCGAAAAGGCCTGA
- a CDS encoding plant virulence effector HPE1-like domain-containing protein — MRSLLPTIAFMLLAAPALADSIHPVAGTTSAGSIEAIRCDDCPALKPKLKAATYHVDAIAPGTQKVEIREENGERKIYRTEAWMGGSPVLFVSKAAPGTVEAATAEKTEVGNAVTVDAGAKTSALGESAAQDARTAAMASSREFDPATFELRLN; from the coding sequence ATGCGTAGCCTGCTGCCGACCATTGCTTTCATGCTTCTCGCCGCCCCAGCCCTTGCGGATTCGATCCATCCCGTCGCCGGCACCACCTCGGCCGGCAGTATCGAGGCGATACGCTGCGACGACTGCCCGGCGCTGAAGCCGAAGCTGAAAGCCGCGACATACCATGTCGACGCCATCGCCCCCGGCACGCAGAAGGTGGAGATCCGGGAAGAGAACGGCGAGCGCAAGATCTACCGGACGGAGGCCTGGATGGGCGGGTCCCCCGTGCTCTTCGTCAGCAAGGCAGCGCCCGGAACGGTCGAAGCCGCCACCGCGGAAAAAACCGAGGTCGGCAACGCGGTCACCGTCGATGCGGGCGCCAAGACCAGCGCGCTCGGCGAGAGCGCGGCGCAGGACGCCCGGACGGCCGCGATGGCGTCTTCACGGGAGTTTGATCCGGCAACGTTTGAACTCCGGCTCAACTGA
- a CDS encoding DUF523 domain-containing protein, producing MAGRILISACLAGLPVRYNGSAKPLMHAAVERWKAEGRLVTLCPELAGGFQVPRPPAEIENGLDGDDVLDGRARVLEISGGDVSAAYIEGARIALAVARENGCRHALLIDGSPSCGSGFVYDGSFSGARHAGQGVTAALLRRNGIAVYSDREVDRLVGDMGEAG from the coding sequence ATGGCCGGCAGGATCCTCATCAGCGCCTGCCTTGCGGGCCTGCCGGTCCGCTACAACGGATCGGCAAAGCCGCTCATGCATGCGGCCGTCGAGCGCTGGAAGGCCGAGGGACGGCTGGTGACGCTGTGCCCGGAGCTTGCCGGCGGCTTCCAGGTGCCGCGGCCGCCCGCGGAGATCGAGAACGGCCTCGACGGCGACGACGTGCTCGACGGACGGGCACGCGTGCTGGAGATTTCCGGCGGTGACGTCTCGGCCGCCTATATCGAGGGCGCGCGCATTGCGCTCGCCGTGGCGCGCGAGAACGGCTGCCGGCACGCGCTGCTGATCGACGGCAGCCCGTCCTGCGGTTCCGGTTTCGTCTATGACGGCAGTTTCTCCGGCGCACGCCATGCCGGACAGGGCGTGACGGCGGCCCTGCTGCGGCGAAACGGCATCGCCGTCTATTCGGACCGCGAGGTCGACAGGCTCGTCGGCGACATGGGGGAGGCCGGCTGA
- the glyS gene encoding glycine--tRNA ligase subunit beta, which produces MPDLLLELRSEEIPARMQRKAAGDLKKLVTDALVEAGLTYEGAREYWTPRRLTLDIRGLNARSADIREERRGPRTDANEKAIEGFLRGAGLSSISEAHVHSDPKKGDFYVAHIVKPGRPADEIIAEAMPGIVRNFPWPKSMRWGAASARPGALRWVRPLQSILCTFGSETEETRVVPFEVDGIVAGNVTYGHRFHAPEAITVRRFEDYVANLEKAKVVLDAERRKQIIATDANNIAFASGLELVEDEGLLEEVCGLVEWPQVLMGTFEEEFLAIPSEIIRLTIKTNQKCFVTRKPGGDTLSNHFVLVSNIEAKDGGREIVHGNGKVVRARLSDAKHFWLRDQGDLPDLGTLKASAEKFSLDLGKPLDQRMAKLDALDVTFHAKLGTQGERVARIRRLAAELAKVTGADAALVDRAVVLAKADLRTEAVGEFPELQGIMGRKYAALQGEDAAVAEAIEDHYKPQGPSDRVPAGKVGLTVALADKLDTLIGFWAIDEKPTGSKDPYALRRAALGVIRMLLEKNIRLPLLSVVKDPDLIAFFHDRLKVYLRDMGARHDLIDAVLTPEADDLLMVARRVEALTAFITSEDGQNLLSGTRRATQLLAAEEKKGTVVEGAVSAGLLLLDAEKTLHAAVDAASKDAAAAVAKEDFRSAMAALSTLRAPVDRFFNDVLVNDEDPAIRANRLALLAAIRAATGTVADFSRIAG; this is translated from the coding sequence ATGCCCGATCTGCTGCTTGAACTCCGCTCCGAGGAAATCCCCGCCCGCATGCAGCGCAAGGCGGCCGGCGACCTGAAAAAGCTCGTCACCGATGCGCTGGTCGAGGCGGGCCTGACCTATGAGGGCGCGCGCGAATACTGGACGCCGCGCCGGCTGACGCTCGACATCCGCGGCCTCAATGCCCGCTCAGCCGACATCCGCGAGGAGCGCAGGGGCCCGCGCACGGATGCGAACGAGAAGGCCATCGAAGGCTTCCTGCGCGGCGCCGGCCTTTCCTCGATTTCCGAAGCGCATGTGCACAGCGATCCGAAGAAGGGCGATTTTTACGTTGCCCATATCGTCAAGCCGGGCCGTCCCGCCGACGAGATCATCGCCGAGGCGATGCCGGGCATCGTGCGCAACTTCCCCTGGCCGAAGTCGATGCGCTGGGGCGCGGCGTCGGCAAGGCCGGGCGCGCTGCGCTGGGTGCGCCCGTTGCAATCGATCCTCTGCACCTTCGGCTCGGAGACCGAGGAGACGCGCGTCGTGCCCTTCGAGGTCGACGGCATCGTCGCGGGCAACGTCACCTACGGCCACCGCTTCCATGCGCCCGAGGCCATCACCGTGCGCCGTTTCGAGGACTATGTCGCCAATCTGGAGAAGGCGAAGGTGGTGCTCGACGCCGAGCGCCGCAAGCAGATCATCGCGACGGACGCCAACAACATCGCTTTTGCGAGCGGCCTCGAACTGGTCGAGGACGAGGGCCTGCTGGAGGAGGTCTGCGGCCTCGTCGAATGGCCGCAGGTGCTGATGGGCACGTTCGAGGAGGAGTTCCTGGCGATCCCCTCCGAGATCATCCGCCTGACCATCAAGACCAACCAGAAGTGTTTCGTCACCCGCAAGCCGGGTGGCGACACGCTGTCCAACCATTTCGTCCTCGTCTCCAACATCGAGGCGAAGGACGGCGGCCGGGAGATCGTGCATGGCAACGGCAAGGTGGTGCGCGCGCGCCTTTCCGATGCCAAGCATTTCTGGCTGCGCGACCAGGGCGACCTGCCGGACCTCGGCACGCTGAAGGCGTCGGCCGAGAAATTCAGCCTCGATCTTGGAAAGCCGCTCGACCAGCGCATGGCCAAGCTCGATGCGCTCGACGTCACCTTCCATGCGAAACTCGGCACGCAGGGCGAGCGCGTCGCGCGCATTCGCCGGCTTGCCGCCGAACTCGCCAAGGTCACCGGCGCCGATGCCGCCCTCGTCGACCGCGCCGTGGTGCTCGCGAAGGCGGACCTGCGCACGGAAGCCGTCGGCGAATTCCCCGAACTGCAGGGCATCATGGGCCGCAAATATGCGGCTCTGCAGGGCGAGGACGCTGCCGTCGCCGAAGCTATCGAGGACCACTACAAGCCGCAGGGGCCCTCCGACCGCGTGCCGGCCGGCAAGGTGGGCCTCACCGTGGCGCTCGCCGACAAGCTCGACACGCTGATCGGCTTCTGGGCCATCGACGAGAAGCCGACCGGCTCGAAGGACCCCTATGCGCTGCGCCGCGCCGCGCTCGGCGTCATTCGCATGCTGCTCGAAAAGAACATCCGCCTGCCGCTTCTCTCGGTCGTGAAGGACCCGGACCTCATCGCCTTCTTCCACGACCGGCTCAAGGTCTATCTCCGCGACATGGGTGCGCGCCACGATCTCATCGATGCCGTGCTGACGCCGGAGGCCGACGATTTGCTGATGGTCGCCCGCCGCGTGGAAGCGCTGACGGCATTCATCACCTCCGAAGACGGCCAGAACCTTCTTTCCGGCACCCGGCGCGCGACGCAGCTTCTTGCGGCGGAGGAAAAGAAGGGCACCGTCGTCGAGGGCGCGGTCTCGGCCGGTCTCCTGCTGCTCGACGCGGAGAAGACGCTTCACGCCGCGGTGGACGCCGCTTCGAAGGATGCCGCCGCTGCAGTCGCGAAGGAAGACTTCCGCTCCGCGATGGCGGCGCTTTCGACGCTCCGCGCGCCGGTCGACCGGTTCTTCAACGACGTCCTCGTCAACGACGAGGACCCGGCCATCCGCGCCAACCGCCTCGCGCTGCTTGCCGCCATTCGCGCGGCGACCGGGACGGTCGCCGACTTCTCCCGGATCGCAGGGTGA
- a CDS encoding metal ABC transporter substrate-binding protein produces MILRSLAALLFSLPLLSAAPALAQEKPKVVTTFTIIADIAANVAGDAATVESITKPGAEIHNYQPTPRDILKAQDAKLVLWNGLNLELWFQKFLANLGDVPNVTVSDGVTPMSIVEGPYEGKPNPHAWMSPDNALIYVENIRKALGTLDPANAATYDANAKAYSDKITALGAEMKAKIGALPAEKRWLVTSEGAFSYLARDFGLKELFLWPINADQQGTPRQVKAVIDAVREHNIHVVFSESTVSADPARQVAAETGATYGGVLYVDSLSEADGPVPTYLDLLRVTSETIVKGLSQ; encoded by the coding sequence ATGATCCTCCGCTCCCTTGCCGCCCTCCTCTTCAGCCTGCCGCTCCTGTCGGCCGCCCCGGCCCTTGCCCAGGAAAAGCCCAAGGTGGTGACGACCTTCACCATCATCGCCGACATCGCGGCGAATGTGGCGGGCGATGCGGCCACGGTGGAATCCATCACCAAGCCGGGCGCGGAGATCCACAACTACCAGCCGACGCCGCGCGATATCCTCAAGGCGCAGGATGCCAAGCTGGTGCTGTGGAACGGTCTCAACCTGGAACTCTGGTTCCAGAAGTTCCTCGCCAATCTCGGCGACGTGCCCAATGTCACGGTCAGCGACGGCGTCACGCCGATGAGCATCGTGGAGGGCCCCTACGAGGGCAAGCCGAACCCGCATGCCTGGATGTCGCCGGACAATGCGCTGATCTATGTCGAGAACATCCGCAAGGCGCTCGGCACGCTCGACCCGGCCAACGCCGCGACCTACGACGCCAACGCCAAGGCCTATTCGGACAAGATCACGGCGCTCGGCGCCGAGATGAAGGCGAAGATCGGCGCGCTGCCGGCGGAAAAGCGCTGGCTGGTCACCAGCGAGGGGGCCTTCTCCTATCTCGCCCGCGATTTCGGCCTGAAGGAACTCTTCCTCTGGCCGATCAACGCCGACCAGCAGGGCACGCCCAGGCAGGTGAAGGCGGTGATCGACGCCGTGCGCGAGCACAATATCCATGTCGTCTTCAGCGAAAGCACCGTTTCCGCCGACCCGGCCAGGCAGGTGGCGGCAGAAACCGGCGCGACCTATGGCGGCGTCCTCTATGTGGACTCGCTGAGCGAGGCGGACGGCCCCGTGCCGACCTACCTCGACCTCCTGCGCGTGACCTCCGAGACCATCGTGAAAGGCCTTTCGCAATGA